The genome window CTTAGTAACATCTTTTAGTCAATCTTGTTGCTGTACACCAGAGATTTCAGAACTAGAGGACTATTAAGTATTAACCCCCTACTTTATTATTATGTGTCTCTGGCACTTTACATTTCTTAGAGATCGATTTCTGGAATGCTGTTGCTTTTTGGTCCAAAGTATGTTTGTTAGGCATTTGTTAGGATTGCTCTTCATTTTTTCGGTTTTGAGAAGCATGTGCTTGCTGTATAGCTCTGTAAGCTGAGAGTTACACTTCAAATTTCACTCCTGTTTAAAAGGTGTCCGTTTGTCTTGTCACATAGTGTTTTCTGGTGCTTGTGGTAATGAGTTTGGACGTTTGGTAGACACCTTGCTTTAATTAGCAAAATTTTGAAGCACCCATGAGGTAGTTAGAAACGCAGAACTTTGAACCATGCTTGTTTATGTGTCATCAAGCAGCATTAGTTGGTATGAACTGTTGGACTACCACTCCCCACTGCTAGTTGGTGGcttatactccctccgtttttaAATATATGACGCTTTGACCCAAATccagtcaaacttttaaaactttgaccgtcAATAGCTTCGAAAATATTTActttggaaacataaaaatcacacgtgtagatttgtcttgaaaaatacttttataatattatattttgagGTTTCCAAGATAAattttagaagctattgaccgtcaaagttttaaaagtttgaccggaTTTTGGTCAAAGCGTCATATATTTAAaactggagggagtatattCTTTTGGTcagtaggttttttttttgacactATTTGTTCAGTCAGATATTGACGATGCTTGTATGCTAATGCTGGTTGAATTTTCCATAGGTTTGCCACTCACTCCATAGTTGCACTTTCAGGCTCTTTTCTTCCTTGCATATGAAATTGATCTCGATAGCTGGTTTTGTCCCATTTGTGTTATGGTGTCATTCCAGCTTAATAAACTAATGTATTGTTAATGTCCATGTTCAGCCTGAGTGTCTTAAATGCTGTTTTCACAATAGTTAGCTATGTCCAGACTCATAGATGAATGGCACACTGATTTGATTTgacaataacatttatatgtgcTACTGTGCTATGTCCGCCAAAATACGTACTACCTTTGCGACTTTTTGGATGTTGATGTCTATGTTTAGCACTTCATCCCCCTAGATGAATGACAGCGATTTCCAACTGACAGTTGTAAGTTCCATTTCTGCCTGCCATGTTGATCTTGAAACATGTACTGTAAATGCTGCTAGGTTTCCagattttacattaatattgagTTGTTATACACCGTTTCCAGATTGTCAAAACTTCTTGTCATGTAGACTTTTTTCATGTTTACTTGAATGCCAgttcttttaattattttatgatTATCTCAATGCACCATGGTGCACTGttatatttatatgtactcATCCTCCTTTAATGATATCCCACTACGTTTTTTTTGGTCGTATGCTAGGAGATAATCAATTGAAACAAAATACATTTTCATGCTTGTTAGGTGCTATTTAGAGTATCCATGTATCTAATTCAGGTCGCCTGTATATATCCTGCTTTTGTGTATTGACTTATGATTATCTCATGTTGTTGTTTGACAGGTTGCTTCTGGCTTGTGAAAATGGCGGATGAACTACGTTCTCCATCTGTGATCCAGAGGGTCCATGGGCAGTCCGTGTTGTTGAGCAGAATCTCTTCTTATTCTGCAATGAATAACCCTGTATTCAACAACGCACATTCTGCTTACAATGTGCCCCTGAGGTCGTACCATGGAATGAACACAACTGTTGGGCTCTCATCTTTCATCACACCATCCCCTGTCTTCGCTTCTGCCCCGAAAGAGAAAGGTTTTTCTGGATTTATGATTGACTTTCTGATGGGTGGAGTTTCTGCTGCTGTCTCCAAGACAGCTGCTGCTCCAATTGAGCGTGTCAAGCTTTTGATTCAGAACCAGGATGAAATGATCAAGAGTGGCAGGCTTTCTGAACCGTACAAGGGTATTGGTGACTGCTTTCGCCGGACGATGAAAGATGAGGGTGTCGTTGCACTGTGGAGAGGAAACACAGCTAATGTCATTCGTTACTTCCCAACACAGGTCCTACATCCTATGCCATCCTCCCCTTATAGTTTCTGGTGTTTTGTGACCATAATTCATATGTTTGTATTAGCTAAACCTAAACTCTCCATCCTTCTTCAGGCATTGAACTTTGCCTTCAAGGACCACTTCAAGCGCATGTTCAACTTTAAGAAGGACAAGGATGGGTACTGGAAGTGGTTTGCTGGCAACCTGGCTTCTGGAGGAGCTGCTGGTGCTTGCTCTCTGTTCTTTGTTTATTCTCTGGACTACGCCCGTACGCGTTTGGCTAATGATGCCAAAGCTGCGAAGAAGGGTGGTGGGAGGCAGTTCAATGGACTTGTTGATGTTTACCGCAAGACCCTCGCCAGTGATGGTATCCGCGGCCTCTACCGTGGATTCAATATCTCTTGTGTGGGAATCATTGTATACCGAGGTCTTTACTTTGGAATGTACGATTCCCTCAAGCCAGTGCTTCTTGTTGGTTCCCTGCAGGTCAGTAAGTAGAACATTGTTTGCGCTATTTCCTTGGGTAGTTATCCCCCAATATTAGTGCCAGCGCACATTGAGTAGCACTGCTTGTCCCATTTTCACTtttttgtgatatttttatCCTGCATAATCATGTTTTTGTGCTGATTGATTTGCATCCTTTTCCCTCTTCCCTTAAATATACTGTGGTCTTATTTTGCTAATTTATATCATGCTGAGTTACTCGGGTGTTCTGCAGGATAACTTCTTTGCCAGCTTCTTACTCGGCTGGGGTATAACAATTGGTGCTGGTCTTGCCTCGTACCCTATTGATACTGTTCGCCGTCGCATGATGATGACATCTGGCGAAGCTGTCAAGTACAACAGCTCCTTGGATGCTTTCAAGCAGATTGTCGCAAAGGAGGGTACTAAGTCCCTCTTTAAGGGTGCTGGCGCGAACATCCTCCGTGCTGTTGCTGGTGCTGGTGTCCTTGCTGGGTACGACAAGCTCCAGGTGATTGTCTTCGGCAAGAAGTACGGGTCTGGCGGCGGCTAAAGAgtagatgatgatgaacaaAAGACATGATATTTTAGTTGGTGCCTTTGAATAGCTTATATGGACCATGGACACCATTTCAAAATTTAGCCCTCGCAGAGGTTTGTGACTGGTTTCTTATGTGATTTTGATACCGTGGCGTGTCTCGTTGTTGGAGATACGAAATAAGCGACCGAGTTAGAAATTGCAGCCCTTCAGACTTTAAGCGTTGGAGACATTTTGTCAATTGCAAGCTTCTGCCATGCTATATCTTTGGGCTGCATGTTTGCTTGTATCAGTTTTATTCGGTTTTGCACGGGAAATGGATGCTTGAATGGGAGATATTTATTTACCAGTATCGATTATCTTGAGTGTATCTTTGAGTTTATGGTTGGGAAAATTAAGAATACAGGACAGACAGGGTGCAATGGGCGTCCTGATGTCCGATAGGGACTCTCGTGCAACATCGTTCATAGATCTGAGTGACACGATGAAAGTTAAGGACCCCTGGCAAGTTTAGTGTTCTTAACACATTTTCAAAGTTCATGCACCTGATGACATGATAGGACAGGTTTAAAGGATTGGCAATGTTTTTTCCCCGTATCCCAAGAATGCGAATCGGTTTGATCCATCCAGAATTTGCACCTCAGTACCAAACCCTGAAACCCCAAGCCGGACCTTTTCCATTCATATCGCGCCTCACACCGCactcccaagtcccaacccGAGAGCCCAACGCCATCTCTGTTCGCTGCGAACGCAAGCAGGGGCGACGCCGGCCGCGACGGCTCTCCGgccgacggcggtggcggcgggaaCCCTGCTTCCGTTCCCTCTACTCCCTCCTCCCCCGGCCTTCGCTCTCTCCCTCGTGCCGCTTCCGTCTGCTTCGTGAGAAttccaaggtatggagtaagaTCTAGGTTCAGTTTACATGGATTTGAGAAGTTCGTTGGTAGATCTAGATTTCGGAGCTGAGTAAATTGAATTAATCCCCAGTTTAAAACCGTAGATGTGGGTTTAATGATTCTAATCACCATCTCTTGACTAGTGAACAGTAACACCAtacgatgtttttttttttaatgaggaatcttcttatgtgatgtttCGCAGGGAGTTAATTTCTGAGATAGCGTTAGATGCTTAGATGACATGTAGCCTGGTATTTGTATCTGTCAAACTCTGAATTTTCCTATTAGCGGGTAGCACTACATTGGATCGTATACTCTTCACCTTCAGTTGGTTAGGAGACTTTCATCCCTGAGTAGACAGAGTACTGAACTTGATTGGTTTGCATACCTTCTGTTCAGTAAAATTTTCTGGTCAATCATGTTACCGGTACCACTGAGATTTCAGAACTAGAGAATAAGCAACCCTCTACTCAGTTAACTTGTTCTATTTCTGAAGAGCTTAGAGGTACACTTTGCTCCTGTTTGAAGGCTGATCGTATAGAGCTTTGAGGTGCTTGTGATAATGGGTTTGGCAGACAACTTGCTTGTAGTGGCATATTGCCAACCTTTAATGTGGATATTTCTTTTGGCCGTTGCTTGAACAACTCTGCAACGTTAATTAGTCAAAATTTTGAATCACATTTGGTTACGGATCAGCAGGCAGCTTTCGTTAGAGTTAAAATAGTTTGGATTGCTCAATGCCTGGATAAGCATTCCATTGGAGTATTGCTCCTGTGCTGATCGGTGGCTTTTATATTGTTTGGATCGGTAGAGTTTGTTGTCGTACTATTTTTTCAATGAGGTATTGGTGATGCTTGTATGCTAGTGATGATTTTTCCTTAAGTTTGCCACTCCATAGTTGTACTTTCAGTCTCCTTGTCTCCTTGGATACGAAATTGGTCTCAGTCACTGGTTTTGTCCCATTCGAATTATTGTTTCTTTTGAGTTTTAGGATACTAATATATTGTGGACGTCCATGCTCATTCTGAGTGTCTGACATGCTGATTTGACAATAGTAGTTATCTATGTTCAGACTCCTTGATAAATGCCATGCTGATTTGACATTAACATTTATATGTGCTACTGCTACTGTGCTATGTTTTCCATGTTGAGCTTGAAACGTGTACTGCAATGCAAATATTGATGTTTATGTTTAGCACTTCAGCCTCCAAGACGAATGGTAGTGATTTCAGAATTACACTTGTAATCTTGATGCCTGCCATGTTGACCTTGAAGTATGTACTGCAAATGCTGCTTAGGCTTCCAATTTCTGCATAGCTATAGGTTACTGATTGTCAAAGGTTCTTATTAGTTATTATGTAGGATTCTTTCCATGCTTATTTGAATGCCAATCTTTTATGTTTGGTTATTATGATTATCTGGATGCACCAGGGGTATGCTATTATATTTTGCATGTGCTCCTGCTCCTTTTCTGATATCCCACTTGTATCTTTTCGGTTCCTCATATGCTAGGAGGAATGCAATTGAAACCATAATATCTTTTCATCTTTTGTGTGTTGTTTAGAGTATCCATGTATCCACATTAGGTCATTTATATGTACCCTTCATTTGTGGTGTTATTACTTGTTTGGTGGAATCTATAGCTGaccttttttttaatgattatCTGGATGCACCAGGTATAACGTATAAGCTGTTGTATTTGTATGTCCTGTCTGTAATGTGCCCTTGTTTCTTCTTGTTTGGTGAACTGACCT of Phragmites australis chromosome 3, lpPhrAust1.1, whole genome shotgun sequence contains these proteins:
- the LOC133911487 gene encoding ADP,ATP carrier protein 1, mitochondrial-like, encoding MADELRSPSVIQRVHGQSVLLSRISSYSAMNNPVFNNAHSAYNVPLRSYHGMNTTVGLSSFITPSPVFASAPKEKGFSGFMIDFLMGGVSAAVSKTAAAPIERVKLLIQNQDEMIKSGRLSEPYKGIGDCFRRTMKDEGVVALWRGNTANVIRYFPTQALNFAFKDHFKRMFNFKKDKDGYWKWFAGNLASGGAAGACSLFFVYSLDYARTRLANDAKAAKKGGGRQFNGLVDVYRKTLASDGIRGLYRGFNISCVGIIVYRGLYFGMYDSLKPVLLVGSLQDNFFASFLLGWGITIGAGLASYPIDTVRRRMMMTSGEAVKYNSSLDAFKQIVAKEGTKSLFKGAGANILRAVAGAGVLAGYDKLQVIVFGKKYGSGGG